One genomic segment of Nitrosopumilus sp. b3 includes these proteins:
- the guaA gene encoding glutamine-hydrolyzing GMP synthase, which produces MDKIVVLDFGSQYSHLICRRIREFSVYAELVPFDITFEELQKLNPKGIIFSGGPSSVYSSDAPVPENKIFEMNLPLLGICYGHQLIVNKYGGKVKKANKEYGSSLLTIDDDKDLLNGIGESVRAWMSHGDEAEQIPPGFQVIGHTEGAKAAAIASQDQSIYGIQFHPEVVHTEQGTEILKNFVLKVCGAKQDWTMEGFIDSAVEKISKIEGNVLCGVSGGIDSTVVALLIHKAIGDRLKCVFVNNGLLRLNEEKEIEEMFKDNFKVDFTSIDAAEQFLGKLKGIEDPEKKRMIVGEEFIHVFTEFAEKNGPFKWLAQGTLYPDIIESGVSKGPAAVIKSHHNVGGLPDWLNLEILEPLKELYKDEVRKIAKILEVPEKLFMRHPFPGPGLAVRIIGEVNPTKLKIAKVASRIVEDELLEANLYDKVWQAYAAVGDDRAVGVVGDERRYGNIVMIRVVDSIDAMTADWTRLPHGLLEKMSNRITNEIEDVTWVTYTISSKPPATIEPQ; this is translated from the coding sequence ATGGATAAAATTGTAGTTTTAGATTTTGGTTCACAGTATAGTCATTTAATCTGTAGAAGAATTAGAGAATTTTCTGTTTATGCAGAACTTGTACCTTTTGATATTACTTTTGAGGAATTGCAGAAACTTAATCCTAAAGGAATAATTTTTTCAGGAGGGCCATCAAGTGTTTACAGTTCAGATGCACCAGTTCCCGAAAATAAAATTTTTGAAATGAATTTACCACTGCTTGGAATTTGTTATGGCCACCAATTAATTGTAAACAAGTATGGTGGTAAAGTAAAAAAAGCAAACAAAGAGTATGGTTCATCGTTACTTACAATAGATGATGATAAAGATCTTCTAAATGGGATTGGGGAATCAGTTAGAGCATGGATGAGTCACGGAGATGAGGCAGAGCAAATTCCTCCTGGATTTCAGGTAATTGGGCATACTGAAGGTGCAAAAGCTGCCGCAATTGCATCTCAAGATCAATCTATTTACGGAATTCAATTTCATCCCGAAGTAGTACATACAGAACAAGGAACTGAAATTCTTAAGAATTTTGTTTTAAAAGTTTGTGGGGCAAAACAAGATTGGACTATGGAAGGATTCATAGATTCGGCAGTGGAAAAAATTTCTAAAATTGAAGGGAATGTATTATGTGGAGTAAGTGGTGGAATAGATTCCACAGTAGTTGCACTGTTAATTCACAAAGCAATAGGTGATAGGCTAAAGTGTGTTTTTGTAAATAATGGACTTTTACGACTAAATGAAGAAAAAGAGATTGAGGAGATGTTCAAAGATAATTTCAAAGTTGATTTCACCTCAATTGATGCTGCTGAACAATTTCTTGGAAAGCTCAAAGGGATAGAAGATCCAGAAAAGAAAAGGATGATTGTAGGGGAAGAGTTTATTCATGTTTTTACCGAGTTTGCTGAAAAAAATGGTCCTTTCAAATGGTTAGCTCAAGGCACATTATATCCAGACATAATTGAAAGTGGAGTTTCAAAAGGGCCTGCAGCAGTAATAAAATCTCACCACAATGTAGGCGGACTACCAGATTGGCTCAATTTAGAAATTTTAGAACCATTGAAGGAATTGTATAAAGATGAAGTAAGGAAGATTGCAAAAATTCTTGAAGTTCCAGAAAAACTTTTCATGAGACATCCATTTCCAGGTCCAGGATTAGCTGTTAGAATAATAGGAGAAGTTAATCCAACCAAACTAAAGATTGCAAAAGTAGCAAGTAGAATTGTTGAGGATGAGTTACTAGAGGCAAATTTGTATGATAAAGTATGGCAGGCATATGCTGCTGTAGGTGACGATAGAGCAGTAGGAGTTGTCGGTGATGAGCGCAGATATGGCAATATCGTTATGATTAGAGTTGTAGATTCAATTGATGCAATGACTGCAGATTGGACTAGATTGCCACATGGTCTTTTAGAAAAGATGAGTAATAGAATAACAAATGAAATTGAAGATGTTACTTGGGTGACATATACAATTTCAAGCAAACCACCTGCAACAATTGAGCCACAGTAG
- a CDS encoding DUF2024 family protein, which produces MDFHVFDTYVIAKDGHTMHFDVVTDNSDTEKAISFAKEWLKGIGEETAKVTTEECRFCHTQSVPEDMEIEIMTNGYYIQKIDGCPKD; this is translated from the coding sequence ATGGATTTTCATGTTTTTGACACATATGTAATAGCTAAAGATGGGCATACAATGCATTTTGATGTAGTTACAGACAATAGCGATACAGAAAAAGCAATTTCTTTTGCAAAAGAATGGTTAAAGGGAATCGGGGAAGAAACTGCAAAGGTAACCACTGAAGAATGCAGATTTTGCCATACACAGTCAGTTCCAGAAGATATGGAAATTGAAATAATGACTAATGGATACTATATCCAAAAAATAGATGGATGTCCAAAAGACTAA
- a CDS encoding ROK family protein: MYKLGVDLGGTKTEAILLDENLNVITRKRVQTPKNDYEQIVNTISLLVSELTENISNFSIGVCTPGAISNQTGFIKNSNTQCLIGKSIKKDLENKIGKKISIENDANCFAMAEAKMGAAIDYGLVFGVIMGTGVGGGIVIDKKLHSGRTNIAGEWGHHILHRNGNLCYCGKNGCVETYISGPALEKEWTNQTGKFLSLIQILSDIDNETGKKWKEDFLENFGYALANVIDILDPDAIVIGGGLSNIDFLYTEGKKSVYDKVFSDLVDTPILKNKLGDSAGVYGAALLT, encoded by the coding sequence ATGTACAAACTTGGTGTAGATTTAGGTGGCACTAAAACTGAAGCAATTTTACTTGATGAGAATCTAAATGTTATAACAAGAAAAAGAGTTCAAACACCAAAAAATGATTATGAACAAATAGTTAACACTATTTCATTATTAGTTTCAGAACTAACTGAAAACATTTCTAATTTCTCCATAGGTGTATGTACACCTGGTGCTATCTCTAACCAAACTGGATTCATTAAAAACAGCAATACTCAGTGTTTAATTGGAAAATCAATTAAAAAAGATCTAGAGAATAAGATAGGAAAAAAAATTTCTATTGAAAATGATGCTAATTGCTTTGCTATGGCAGAAGCTAAGATGGGTGCTGCAATTGATTATGGTTTAGTTTTTGGTGTTATAATGGGCACAGGTGTAGGCGGTGGGATTGTAATTGATAAAAAACTTCATTCTGGCAGAACCAATATTGCAGGAGAGTGGGGACATCACATCTTACATCGTAATGGAAATTTATGCTATTGTGGAAAAAACGGATGTGTTGAGACATACATAAGCGGTCCAGCTTTAGAAAAAGAATGGACTAACCAAACTGGCAAATTCTTGTCTTTGATTCAGATTCTATCTGATATTGATAATGAGACTGGTAAGAAATGGAAAGAAGACTTTCTAGAAAATTTTGGATATGCACTTGCAAATGTAATTGATATTTTAGATCCTGATGCAATTGTAATAGGTGGCGGATTGTCAAACATTGATTTTTTATACACTGAAGGAAAAAAATCAGTTTATGATAAAGTATTTTCAGATTTAGTTGATACGCCGATTTTGAAAAACAAATTAGGTGATTCTGCAGGCGTGTATGGTGCTGCTCTCTTAACTTAG